Proteins from a single region of Thunnus maccoyii chromosome 23, fThuMac1.1, whole genome shotgun sequence:
- the LOC121891219 gene encoding uncharacterized protein LOC121891219 isoform X2 gives MLLHSCLHSYGCPFNRLQKGKKALQVQLVGCDFTPLWHVIGQFKTQVLDSSGRSLLLSVRTQSEKKSHSLSTHEWVTGKERMRTEMRDEQEEKTRATETEGEILSHSEATADNSRLWLCSLPFSLCLSLSVLPFSPSQAVSFSSCQAIFLSSTSIHPHFSIQGHMLMLFNTAGQPGSLLLRKWG, from the exons atgttACTGCATAGTTGTCTCCACAGTTATGGCTGCCCATTTAATCGCCTccagaagggaaaaaaagcccTACAAGTTCAATTAGTG GGCTGTGATTTCACCCCGCTCTGGCATGTTATTGGCCAATTCAAGACCCAAGTCCTG GATTCCTCTGGGAGAAGCTTGCTGCTGAGTGTCAGAACCCAGTCGGAGAAAAAAAGTCACTCTCTTTCAACACATGAGTGGGTG ACGGGGAAGGAGCGAATGAGAACAGAAATGAGAGATGAGCAAGAGGAAAAAACGAGAGCAACAGAAACCGAGGGAGAAATCTTGTCACACAGTGAAGCAACAGCAGACAATAGCCGACTGTGGCTCTGTAGTTTACCTTTCTcgctctgtctttctttgtctgttttgcctttttctccctctcaggctgtctctttctcctcttgtcAGGCTATCTTCCTCTCCTCTACCTCCATCCATCCACATTTCTCAATCCAGGGTCATATGCTGATGTTGTTTAACACAGCAGGTCAGCCAGGTTCACTCTTACTGAGGAAATGGGGTTAG